In one Plasmodium reichenowi strain SY57 chromosome 7, whole genome shotgun sequence genomic region, the following are encoded:
- a CDS encoding inositol-phosphate phosphatase, putative — MNAYNTDGRYLLIIYEKVFKVIYIKNLKDKKDENVKVPALFIYRKNGKCLEKRILKEKIRKKSKKYGNILNELIIDNLIGTIEFRNELFLFVVEKWRLLSKFYYMDKYRSIYKIEKVHYIPYNVDIIPINTAINNSLNIDDNSNNYFINNVKNNEDINKNFEIIDNSINFEYNNNNNNNFGIITASSLKTNDVVNKSDDISYDFFNTNNKNISSCQGNNSNKNVTLKKSGNLENDKKDNILNDFEVVDNINSYNSYKNNNNYNKKEEKNKKILTFNSAKKWLTTQFNHKNILNIISDITNYDSKNVNENDRTVGKVQNELEKDNNSFLKNDKASTSSYNTSACNNTNKISTLFSSHTNISTNDENISINKSDKDSYPPNNNINNINNINNNNNNSSSNSKCNSNNKNLNIHKSMSSHTNMSIHKNLNINTNKMTHHHSNNNNMKQSSGEKNTTTTKDTIRNNYNNDTLNKMNFNSVENSLSSIYDEDNLSESKPDTANYSSKVHTSLIDNTFFNKEGNGKKEELTILVNNKNIVDSENNILIGIKKDEEKINQRNSMFDQDNENNKKNVLDKKNINNNNNNNNNNNNNLLYINKNDVHENDVNKRNSRDRKFSEVLSEDKKGSNASNKSSINVVNNNIKDLINHSYFNVKGNPRMQENSEKKNSYSSLFKNEDVRNDEKKNNSKMDIHKYLKTIQKLLSVHMYYSYDYDLTQCIQKKVKNNIEEVEVEPLVYNTRLNNLNNKKKKSFLKMCEKKYVWNYQMIKKMKNKCKIDDNWFCSIIQGYISYTSIEINKKCLELLLISRRSSILGGTRFNKRGINDDGYVANYVESEQIVRINNRNINYVDKFDQVNNKDNTSMSDINYDSYKNKNFKSNKGDMDKNNSNRNNTYNNSNVSNEILASPNLTHDQVNHLKANNMQEKDKNNNSFGSSQVVGGNISTETKEQFVNKDKINQGVFGTYKMNDSYDNNNNNNNNNNNNNNNNNNNNNNNNNSSSSTNKYVGRNFENRIISLVQIRGSIPLFWKQHSMSSHVNIQRSSLLSIKAFKEHNKKLINSYGNNIYYINLLSQNKSNEKKLTKKMIEMINFIKKDKHYKEKDYINYIEYDFHISVKNKSFEDAMNDFINKILLKEIKNVSFFIEPIKVSTSNNENKNNNSTDNNKNNINDNDDDDNDNNGDKDNDVNNININNTNNNNIKNKDYSYDNGEGENKKESSGAFQNGVFRTNCLDCLDRTNVFQYYYALFFILYILHLSRNDMFLKAVNKSYLCYYKNVNNMCNDKNVTILTTLPTENYLLDLSDKYAMNRNYDYVNNKNENMGMFDGFSYIINDGRFMNNKKTSDTADELKRLGLDQKKEKYGNSNDKDYNKDDKKKVEQIDEYVYILKHLFKKMWVENGDIISTHYTGTGSVFSSQINVGRSSLSTNIDHAIKSIERFYQNNFEDNFRQECIDIILCSGKYNNNRRSFLGSDFTYLLNCNNTSTVNKDSTNSMNKYDVNNNNNNNNNKILDSSMNYLQQNKLNLKNKKLLKENQEKGNKQESKVLSKRKRALLKLKKISAAYNINTHHNWKNFIHNTNSVKDHIDNPGNKNKNVDGNKELDKKEYEHKAKRILQEMDSSDESDLEIEDNNEYFYYNENGKMEMFDEGMIENIDDHNMNYPVLAKPNEYYGVQADGIDEEDEDYDNVDEEEEDAYNYDSKKHLNIPYNDVEGKILKSDVNYLNNRNMNDLWSRTNNSSSINNTIEIDSSTSDSIEKKRRNRRREKMRRRRRRQMKKLKNRSDSIYLDDMHKDNKYVYGVNNEPIYNDYLSHDLINQYCVDCSNSKFVNNYAKKKIINTDYEERIIKLWAGTWNLCGGDLEELNDISSWLNEVDDYIDMYVFCFQEVVELTGFRILMNMKDKFKEKKIEQMITQTLGEVSQRQKELYLRGEKYNNNSNNMKIKKKSAHIVSETPYRNENRKNLYATNEGKEQDVIMNNDNVDDEYYENYLKCFNDEYMKNENNRNNSYNDNNKKSNNYKYDDMNILAQHGEEQRIREDNNSLLDISKNCFLNNYFNSLEGDVLNLDIMGERKMTFSNLMDMDKREYIDDMNKYKEHNEYNNISKEMEYNNDFNLIDALEDYDNIENKPNKHNYINEDLLKSNETHISSNVKDIFQNKVPNSLNMNLDDIFNDEFISNPKEDDYYINSNKGNIRGSYVIEELYNRKYNDMNNFNMNDELEDNIFNRNKDMEMKMARPMDMYDRRGSHSNEIQNKSRNINDNININNDIFENNEANAFDNSSNHFRVKNYNFTSVQDVFEDCDIKVLGSSNNNMMYERRYESPKRKGKNFNEKVKREIHKIDDYYENVQKEERKNNKGFAAGGSSSGYNNKEFDKYFLNLRKFKYVKLKSVSMIGLFIIIFIDEALVDHIREIEVCKVKVGLKGNTGNKGSVSVKFRLGYNSFCFNNIHLASGQTNIFERNTQMQNILSNSFQNQELNNLFNFDYFFACGDFNFRINKNLEEVLKLISNKNIKHLLNYDQFIYNKMYNILPFCLFYEHPITFNPTYKYKKHSNMYDIRRTPAWCDRVLMSGKLVHLSEIEKKRNEHMSREHYRGHNIRIDQRNKSDMFDNKRNNMSDKDILNDFYNNDKIYFKYIDYKTHNNFFSSDHKPVSALIELKVFFDKKDIEYKLLHSYSMKTTDEYGYLGKGSSNTSNSSSNKNNNNNLFDYFFSNGYGISKYTTNPISQILNYSNPLNSKYKNEPNEHSFHEDAIRNIENFEEYTK; from the exons ATGAATGCATATAACACAGACGGTAGATATTTATTGATAATTTATGAAAAAGTATTTAAAGTAATTTACATAAAgaatttaaaagataagAAAGATGAGAACGTTAAGGTGCCCgcattatttatatatcgAAAGAATGGGAAATGTTTAGAGAAGAGAATATTAAAAGAGAagataagaaaaaagagtaaaaaatatggaaatatattaaatgaattaatAATAGACAATTTAATAGGTACCATAGAGTTTAGGAATGAgctatttttatttgtagTAGAAAAATGGAGATTATTAAgtaaattttattatatggataaatatagaagtatttataaaatagaGAAGGTCCATTATATACCATATAATGTAGATATCATACCAATAAATACTGCAATAAATAATAGTTTAAATATAGATGACAATTcgaataattattttataaataatgtaaaaaataatgaggatataaataagaattTTGAAATAATAGACAACTCAATCAATTTCgaatataacaataataataataacaactTTGGAATAATTACAGCATCTTCTCTAAAAACAAATGACGTTGTAAATAAGTCTGATGATATTTcatatgatttttttaatacgaacaataaaaatataagtaGCTGTCAAGGTAATAATtctaataaaaatgtgACTTTGAAAAAGTCCGGCAATTTAGAAAATGATAAGAAAGACAACATTTTAAATGATTTTGAGGTAGTggataatattaatagttataattcttataaaaataataataattataataagaaagaagaaaaaaataagaaaattcTTACCTTCAATAGTGCAAAAAAATGGCTTACGACTCAATttaatcataaaaatattttaaatattatatcagATATAACAAATTATGACAGCAAGAATgttaatgaaaatgatcGAACTGTGGGAAAAGTACAAAATGAATTAGAAAAGGATAATAATagttttttaaaaaatgacaAAGCATCTACATCATCTTATAACACATCTGCATGTAATAACACTAATAAAATAAGTACTCTTTTTAGTTCCCATACAAATATATCGacaaatgatgaaaatatatctattaaTAAAAGTGACAAGGATAGCTATCCaccaaataataatattaacaatataaacaatattaacaataataataataatagtagtagtaATAGTAAATGTAATAGTAATAACAAGAATCTGAATATTCATAAATCTATGAGTTCACATACCAATATGAGCATACATAAAAATCTGAATATTAACACAAATAAAATGACACACCATCACagcaataataataatatgaaacAATCTAGTGgggaaaaaaatacaacAACCACTAAAGATACAATtagaaataattataataatgatacgttaaataaaatgaattttAATAGTGTCGAGAATTCCTTGAGCTCTATAtatgatgaagataatTTAAGTGAATCCAAACCAGATACTGCAAATTATAGTTCAAAAGTTCACACAAGTTTAATTgataatacattttttaataaagaaGGAAATGGAAAGAAGGAGGAATTAACTATActtgtaaataataaaaatattgtagacagtgaaaataatatattaattggtataaaaaaagatgaagaaaaaatcaACCAAAGGAATTCTATGTTTGATCaagataatgaaaataacaaaaaaaatgtattggataagaagaatataaataataataataataataataataataataataacaatttattgtatataaataaaaatgatgtaCATGAAAATGATGTTAATAAAAGGAATTCACGTGATAGAAAATTTTCAGAGGTTTTATCAGAAGATAAAAAAGGATCGAACGCTAGTAATAAAAGTTCCATAAATGTagttaataataatataaaagatcTTATTaatcattcatattttaatgtTAAAGGTAATCCAAGAATGCAAGAAAATAgtgaaaagaaaaattcGTATTCTTCgctttttaaaaatgaagatgTTCGAAATGATgagaaaaagaataattCTAAAATGgatatacataaatatttaaaaactATTCAGAAATTATTAAGCGTCCATATGTATTATTCGTATGATTATGATTTAACTCAATGtattcaaaaaaaagtaaaaaataatatagaagaGGTCGAAGTGGAACCATTGGTATATAATACTCgtttaaataatttaaataataaaaagaaaaaatcttttttaaaaatgtgtGAAAAGAAATATGTGTGGAATTACCAAATGATAAAgaagatgaaaaataaatgtaaaattGATGATAATTGGTTCTGTTCTATTATACAAGgatatatatcttatacATCTATcgaaataaataaaaaatgtttagAACTACTTTTAATAAGTAGGAGGTCTTCTATTTTGGGTGGAACTCGATTTAATAAACGAGGTATAAATGATGATGGATATGTAGCTAATTATGTGGAATCTGAACAGATAGTTCGTATtaataatagaaatattaattatgtGGATAAGTTTGATCAAGTAAATAACAAGGATAATACTTCTATGTCTGatataaattatgattcatataaaaataaaaattttaaaagtAACAAAGGGGACATGgacaaaaataatagtaatagaaataatacatataataatagtaatgTATCTAATGAGATATTAGCATCCCCAAACTTAACACATGATCAGGTAAATCATTTAAAGGCAAATAATATGCAGGAAaaggataaaaataataattcttttgGTTCGTCTCAAGTGGTTGGAGGTAATATTTCAACGGAAACGAAAGAGCAATTTGTTAATAAGGACAAAATCAATCAAGGAGTTTTTGgaacatataaaatgaatgattcatatgataataataataataataataataataataataataataataacaataacaaTAACAATAACAATAACAATAACAATAGCAGTAGTAGTactaataaatatgtagGAAGAAATTTTGAAAATCGAATTATATCACTTGTTCAAATTAGAGGTTCGATACCCCTGTTTTGGAAACAACATTCCATGTCTTCACATGTAAATATTCAACGATCATCCTTATTAAGTATTAAAGCATTTAAAGAGCATAATAAGAAATTAATTAATAGTTATGGtaacaatatttattatataaatttattaagtcagaataaaagtaatgaaaagaaattgacgaagaaaatgattgaaatgataaattttataaagaaggataaacattataaagaaaaagattacattaattatattgaatatgattttcatatttctgtgaaaaataaaagtttTGAAGATGCAATGAatgattttattaataaaatattattaaaggaaataaagaatgtatcattttttattgaaCCTATAAAAGTGAGCACGagtaataatgaaaataaaaataacaatagtactgataataataaaaataatatcaatGATAAcgatgatgatgataatgataataatggtGATAAGGATAACGATGTGaacaatattaatataaataatactaataacaataatattaaaaataaagattaCAGTTATGATAATGGAGAGGGAgagaataaaaaagaatcaTCGGGTGCTTTTCAAAATGGTGTATTTAGAACAAATTGTTTAGATTGTTTAGATAGAACTAATGTatttcaatattattatgccttattttttattttatatattttacatcTTTCAAGAAATGATATGTTTTTGAAGGCTGTAAATAAGTcttatttatgttattataaaaatgtaaataatatgtgtaatgataaaaatgttaCTATATTAACAACATTACCTACTGAAAATTACTTACTTGACTTATCTGACAAATATGCCATGAATAGAAATTATgattatgtaaataataaaaatgaaaatatggGTATGTTTGATGGTTTTTCCTATATAATTAATGATGGAAGatttatgaataataagAAAACATCTGATACTGCTGATGAATTAAAAAGATTAGGTTTAGATcaaaagaaagaaaaatatggaaattcaaatgataaagattataataaagatgataaaaaaaaagtagaACAAATCGATgaatatgtttatatattaaaacatttatttaaaaaaatgtggGTAGAAAATGGGGATATTATTAGTACTCATTATACAGGTACAGGTAGTGTTTTTTCTTCACAAATAAATGTAGGTAGATCATCATTGAGTACTAATATTGATCATGCAATAAAATCGATTGAACGATTTTATCAAAACAATTTTGAAGATAATTTTAGGCAAGAGTGTATagatataattttatgtaGTGGaaagtataataataataggaGATCATTCTTAGGTTCTGATTTTACctatttattaaattgtaataatacAAGTACTGTGAATAAGGACTCTACCAATAGTATGAACAAATAtgatgtaaataataataacaacaataataataataaaattttggATTCGTCCATGAATTATTTACAACAAAATAAACTTAATcttaagaataaaaaattattaaaagagAACCAAGAGAAAGGAAATAAACAAGAATCCAAAGTTCTCagtaaaagaaaaagagCTTTGTTAAAactgaaaaaaatatccgctgcatataatattaatacgCATCATAATTGGaaaaattttattcataataCCAATTCTGTAAAAGATCATATAGATAATCCtggaaataaaaacaaaaatgtaGATGGAAATAAAGAGCTAGACAAAAAAGAATACGAGCATAAAGCTAAAAGAATTTTGCAGGAAATGGACAGTTCAGATGAATCAGATCTGGAAATAGAAGACaataatgaatatttttattataatgaaaatggAAAAATGGAAATGTTTGACGAAGGTATGATTGAAAATATAGATGATcataatatgaattatcCAGTACTTGCAAAACCCAATGAATATTATGGGGTGCAGGCAGATGGAATTGATGAGGAGGACGAAGATTATGATAACGTagatgaagaagaagagGATGCTTATAATTACGATAGTAAAAAACATCTTAATATTCCTTACAATGATGTAGAAGggaaaattttaaaaagtgatgttaattatttaaataatagaaatatgAACGATTTATGGTCAAGAACAAACAACAGTAGTAGTATCAATAATACAATCGAAATCGATAGTAGCACTTCTGATAGtatagaaaagaaaagaagaAATCGAAGAAGAGAAAAAATGCGAAGAAGAAGGAGAAGACAAATGAAGAAACTTAAAAATAGGAGTgattctatatatttagatGATATGcataaagataataaatatgtgtATGGTGTTAATAATGAACCTATTTATAATGATTATTTAAGTCATGATCTTATAAATCAATATTGTGTAGATTGTTCGAATTCGAAATTTGTGAATAATTATgcaaagaaaaaaattattaatacaGATTATGAAGAACGAATTATAAAGTTATGGGCAGGTACATGGAATTTATGTGGAGGAGATTTGGAGgaattaaatgatatatcATCATGGCTTAATGAAGTTGATGATTATATTgatatgtatgtattttgTTTCCAAGAAGTGGTCGAATTAACAGGATTTCGTATATTAATGAATATGAAAGATAAATttaaagagaaaaaaattgaaCAAATGATTACACAAACATTAGGAGAAGTATCTCAAAGGcaaaaagaattatatttgAGAGGagagaaatataataataatagtaataatatgaagataaaaaagaaaagtgCTCATATTGTATCGGAAACACCGTATAGAAATGAAAATCGTAAAAATTTATACGCTACCAATGAAGGAAAAGAGCAAGATGTTATAAtgaataatgataatgttgatgatgaatattatgaaaattatttaaaatgttttaacgatgaatatatgaaaaatgaaaacaaCAGAAATAATAgttataatgataataataaaaaatcaaataattataaatatgatgatatgAACATACTAGCACAACACGGTGAAGAACAAAGAATTAGAGAGGATAATAATTCATTGCTTgatatatcaaaaaattgttttttaaataattattttaatagtTTAGAGGGCGATGTTTTAAATTTAGATATAATGGGTGAGAGGAAGATGACATTCTCTAATTTGATGGACATGGACAAGAGGGAGTATATTGATGATatgaacaaatataaagaacataatgaatataataatatatctaaagaaatggaatataataacgattttaatttaatagaTGCTTTAGAAgattatgataatatagaaaataaacCTAATAAACATAACTACATAAATGAAGATTTATTGAAAAGTAATGAAACACATATAAGTTCCAATGTGAAGgatatttttcaaaataaagTACCCAATAGCTTGAATATGAATTTGgatgatatatttaacGATGAGTTTATATCAAATCCAAAGGAGgatgattattatattaattcaAATAAGGGAAATATTAGAGGTTCTTATGTAATtgaagaattatataatcgtaaatataatgatatgaataattttaatatgaatgatGAATTGGaggataatatatttaatagaAATAAAGATATGGAAATGAAAATGGCTAGACCGATGGATATGTACGATAGAAGAGGTAGTCACTCAAATGaaattcaaaataaaagtagaaatataaatgataatataaatattaacaatGACATCtttgaaaataatgaagCTAACGCGTTTGATAATAGCAGTAATCATTTCAGAGTAAAAAATTACAACTTTACGAGTGTGCAAGATGTTTTTGAAGATTGTGATATCAAAGTATTAGGaagtagtaataataatatgatgTATGAAAGAAGGTATGAATCACCAAAAAGGAAAGgtaaaaattttaatgaaaaagtaaaaagggaaatacataaaatagatgattattatgaaaatgtACAAAAGGAGGAAAGAAAGAATAATAAGGGTTTTGCTGCTGGTGGTAGTAGTAGTggttataataataaggagTTTGACAAATACTTTTTGAACTtaagaaaatttaaatatgtaaaattgAAATCTGTATCTATGATTggtttatttattattatatttattgatGAAGCTTTAGTTGATCATATAAGAGAAATAGAAGTATGTAAGGTGAAAGTAGGTCTTAAGGGAAATACAGGAAATAAAGGAAGTGTATCTGTTAAATTTAGATTAGGATATAATTCCTTCtgttttaataatattcatttagCATCTGGTcaaacaaatatatttgaaagGAATACACAAATGCAGAACATTTTAAGCAATAGTTTTCAAAATcaagaattaaataatttatttaattttgattatttCTTTGCATGTGGAGATTTTAATTTTAGAATAAACAAAAATCTTGAAGAAGTACTTAAATTAATATctaacaaaaatattaagcatttattaaattatgatcaatttatttataataagatgtataatatattaccATTTTGTCTCTTTTATGAGCATCCCATAACGTTTAACCCAACATACAAATATAAGAAACATTCGAATATGTACGACATTAGGAGAACCCCTGCCTG GTGTGATCGTGTTTTAATGAGTGGCAAACTTGTACACTTATCCGAAATTGAGAAGAAAAGGAATGAACATATGTCAAGAGAACATTATAGGGGACATAATATTAGAATAGACCAGAGAAATAAAAGTGATATGTTTGATAATAAAAGGAATAATATGTCTGATAAGGATATATTGAatgatttttataataatgataaaatatattttaaatatatagattaTAAGacacataataattttttctcaAGTGATCATAAACCAGTTAGTGCTCTTATTGAATTGAAAGtattttttgataaaaaagatattgaatataaattattacaCTCTTATAGTATGAAAACAACAGATGAATATGGATATTTAGGAAAAGGCTCAAGTAATACAAGCAAtagtagtagtaataaaaataataataataatttatttgattattttttttctaatgGTTATGGTATAAGTAAATATACTACTAACCCTATATCCCAAATTCTTAATTATTCAAACCCCCTtaattcaaaatataaaaatgaaccGAATGAGCATTCGTTTCATGAAGATGCCATAAGAAATATTGAAAATTTTGAGgaatatacaaaatga